The Coffea arabica cultivar ET-39 chromosome 9e, Coffea Arabica ET-39 HiFi, whole genome shotgun sequence genome has a window encoding:
- the LOC113710356 gene encoding uncharacterized protein: MPKGSKKRKAEKKKKEQEALSHNQSHNHQTQPQSAVSHTHENDDKESEGEEVSSPASQDHSNHQHQFIDGEKEDVKKVEDSSHVQLSGEKSKSIEEHKDNGVAVEEPKAEESVVQIEKEPKPAGELNGNSISEERVKIQKESGNGVASESLDGESTLEVEKELKLFEKVNASVEHVEPQKEHNDGVLTERRNDECRFIDKTNVVVDSSPFGSSAEAVNSFCEGLAEVPNPIPVGEVYGSVAEPDSDTVPEEKISRDSSSPGHSLLTSNVVTEMHENGKKDVAVMDQNDRSLPVLVDLGLENKRDEAIILAGNALRALEARGTVTQETEEKQMHLYTAPEDEAANYGHASNGEHHIKDSDVHGHSDTQPLVASAIQPVQRTSWMSCCGLFEAFAGSSR, encoded by the exons ATGCCAAAAGGTTCCAAGAAGAGAAAggctgaaaagaaaaagaaggagcaAGAGGCATTGTCCCATAATCAGAGTCACAACCATCAGACACAGCCACAATCTGCTGTTTCTCATACTCATG AAAATGATGATAAAGAAAGTGAGGGTGAGGAGGTTAGTTCTCCAGCCTCACAAGACCATTCCAATCATCAGCATCAGTTCATTGATGGCGAGAAGGAAGATGTGAAGAAGGTAGAAGATAGTTCACATGTTCAATTATCTGGTGAGAAGAGCAAATCCATTGAAGAACACAAAGATAATGGTGTAGCAGTGGAAGAGCCAAAAGCTGAAGAAAGTGTTGTTCAGATTGAGAAGGAACCGAAGCCTGCAGGTGAATTGAATGGCAATAGCATAAGTGAGGAGCGCGTTAAGATTCAGAAGGAATCAGGTAATGGAGTTGCATCTGAGAGTCTGGATGGGGAGAGTACTTTAGAGGTTGAAAAGGAATTGAAACTTTTTGAAAAAGTAAATGCATCGGTTGAGCATGTTGAACCGCAGAAGGAACACAATGATGGAGTGTTGACTGAGCGTCGTAATGATGAATGTCGCTTCATTGACAAGACAAATGTTGTGGTGGATAGTTCTCCATTTGGTAGTTCAGCAGAAGCAGTTAATTCCTTCTGTGAAGGTCTGGCTGAAGTACCTAATCCCATTCCAGTTGGGGAAGTTTATGGTTCAGTAGCAGAACCTGACTCTGATACTGTTCCAGAGGAGAAGATTAGCAGAGATAGTAGTAGTCCAGGTCATAGTTTGTTGACTTCTAATGTAGTCACAGAAATGCATGAAAATGGGAAGAAAGATGTGGCTGTGATGGATCAGAATGATAGGAGTTTGCCAGTCCTTGTGGACTTGGGATTAGAGAATAAGAGGGATGAAGCAATTATTCTAGCAGGTAATGCTTTGAGAGCTTTAGAGGCAAGGGGCACAGTTACTCAAGAAACTGAAGAAAAGCAGATGCATTTGTACACTGCTCCTGAAGATGAAGCTGCAAATTATGGTCATGCTAGTAATGGTGAACACCATATTAAGGATTCAGACGTTCATGGGCACTCTGATACACAG CCGCTGGTTGCTTCTGCTATACAACCTGTGCAAAGAACTTCATGGATGAGTTGCTGTGGTCTGTTTGAGGCATTCGCTGGATCAAGTAGATAA